The following proteins come from a genomic window of Deltaproteobacteria bacterium:
- a CDS encoding phosphopantetheine-binding protein, translating into MDTFAEIKKILVELLDLEDREISPETYLIQELGAESIDLLELAVTINSRFKITVKDDEVFLTRFRLYLTEAEQQGKDIAPYVAKKYPFLTHDRIAEIIAHIDEGPQLKIKDLISYIAYRLRGI; encoded by the coding sequence ATGGATACTTTTGCTGAAATAAAGAAAATACTGGTGGAACTCCTTGATCTTGAAGACAGGGAAATTTCGCCGGAGACTTATCTGATACAGGAATTGGGCGCCGAATCCATCGATCTTTTAGAGCTGGCAGTAACCATAAACAGCCGATTTAAAATCACCGTGAAGGATGATGAAGTTTTTCTGACTCGATTCAGGCTTTATTTAACCGAGGCCGAGCAGCAAGGGAAGGATATTGCCCCCTATGTTGCGAAGAAATATCCCTTCCTCACTCATGACAGGATAGCCGAAATAATCGCACATATCGATGAGGGTCCTCAATTGAAAATCAAAGACCTGATCAGTTACATA